The following are from one region of the Juglans regia cultivar Chandler chromosome 10, Walnut 2.0, whole genome shotgun sequence genome:
- the LOC109010726 gene encoding heterogeneous nuclear ribonucleoprotein 1-like: protein MDSDEGKVFIGGIAWDTTEDTLTNYFGQYGQVSQAVIMRDKPTGRPRGFGFVVFSDPSVLDRVLQDRHTIDGRTVEAKRALSREEQQTSSRTGNFNAGRTSGGGGNFKTKKIFVGGLPSNLTEDGFREYFENYGQVTDVVIMYDQNTQRPRGFGFITFDTEDAVDRVLHKTFHDLNGKSVEVKRALPKDANPGGGGVRGGGYQGYNASGANSNMFDGRTDGSRFMQPQTTAGGFPPYSGYGGPGYGYGGYGGYGVSGYGSANTGFGNPAGAYGNPNAPNASYGSGAPGALKNTWSSQTSPGYGASSYGGNAGFGATASWNSPGSGGPMSAPRGQSPSGASGYGNQVYGYGNYGGSDASYSGGYGATGGRGGNAPSNNAGGGGASGTEQQGIGGGYLGSGYGDTNGNSGYSNTGWRSDPSQATGGYGAGYGGAQSRQA from the exons ATGGACTCGGACGAAGGAAAGGTTTTCATAGGAGGAATAGCGTGGGACACCACTGAGGACACTTTGACCAACTATTTCGGCCAGTACGGTCAGGTTTCCCAGGCCGTCATCATGCGCGACAAGCCCACCGGCCGCCCTCGTGGCTTCGGCTTCGTCGTCTTCTCCGACCCCTCTGTGCTTGACCGTGTCCTCCAGGATAGGCACACCATCGATGGCCGCACG GTGGAGGCAAAAAGGGCTTTATCAAGAGAGGAGCAGCAGACCTCCTCTAGAACTGGAAATTTTAATGCTGGCAGAACCTCTGGAGGGGGAGGAAATTTTAAGACCAAAAAGATATTTGTTGGAGGGCTGCCTTCCAATCTGACAGAAGATGGGTTTCGTgagtattttgaaaattatggaCAAGTAACTGATGTGGTAATAATGTATGACCAGAATACGCAACGGCCTCGTGGTTTTGGTTTCATAACATTTGACACTGAGGATGCAGTTGATAGAGTTCTTCACAAAACCTTCCATGACTTGAATGGTAAATCAGTTGAGGTCAAACGAGCTCTTCCAAAAGATGCGAATCCTGGTGGTGGTGGGGTCCGAGGTGGGGGCTATCAAGGTTACAATGCCTCTGGTGCAAATTCAAATATGTTTGATGGTCGGACAGATGGCAGTAGATTTATGCAGCCTCAAACTACTGCCGGTGGTTTCCCACCATACTCTGGCTATGGTGGACCAGGTTATGGTTATGGAGGTTATGGTGGTTATGGTGTTAGTGGTTATGGTAGTGCAAATACTGGATTTGGCAATCCTGCTGGAGCATATGGAAACCCCAATGCCCCTAATGCTAGTTATGGAAGTGGGGCGCCAGGTGCACTCAAAAATACTTGGAGCAGCCAAACTTCTCCTGGGTATGGTGCATCAAGCTATGGTGGAAATGCAGGGTTTGGAGCCACAGCTTCTTGGAATTCTCCAGGTAGTGGCGGTCCTATGTCTGCTCCAAGGGGTCAATCACCAAGTGGGGCTTCTGGGTATGGGAATCAAGTTTATGGATATGGTAACTATGGTGGAAGTGATGCTTCTTATTCTGGTGGGTATGGAGCTACAGGGGGGCGTGGTGGAAATGCCCCAAGCAACAatgctggtggtggtggtgctaGTGGAACCGAGCAACAGGGGATTGGTGGTGGTTACTTGGGAAGTGGCTATGGTGACACAAATGGAAACTCAGGGTACTCCAATACAGGATGGAGATCTGACCCTTCACAAGCCACTGGGGGTTATGGTGCTGGATATGGTGGTGCTCAGTCTAGGCAGGCTTAA